The Aeromonas jandaei genomic interval GGAGGCGGGCAGGGTGTTGTCGGAGCAGAGGTGGCCGACCACGAATTTGACGCCGTCGTTCACTACCTTGTTGGCTACTGCCACTGCTTGTTTGGGATCGCAGGCATCGTCATAGACGATCGCTTCGATCTGCTTGCCCTTGATGCCGCCTGCCTTGTTGATCTGCTCGACCGCCATCTTGCCGCCGGTGAACTGCATGTCACCGTACTGGGCGACCGGACCGGTGACCGGACCGGCGATGCCGATCTTGATGGTATCGGCGGCATGGGCCATGGAAACTGATCCAAACAGAGCCAAAGAAACCGCTGCCTTTACTGCCATTCTTCCAAAATTATTCATTGATTCATCCTTTAATCAGTGGATTGTTTCATTCCCGTGTGCCTTTCCGGATCCAGGTCCTGCATGTCCGGCAGTAGATAAGGTTCTATCATTCCTCGCGGGGCAATAACAAGATGTTAAAGATACTAACCAGAGGGGGTTGCGAGCGGGTATTTTGAAACAAATGACCTGTTTTAAAATGGCATTTAGAGTTTAATTTTGAAAGTTGGTGTTAACATCTCGATAACCAGAGGCGGTCTGGATAAACGCCAGAGGATTAATCTGACGATATTTTACCCTGATGCTGCTCCCATTTTGACCACAATCCGTTTGCGCAAACAAAAATGAGCGCCTAAATTAGCCAGCATTGACAATTCCGTGGCAGAGCTCGTTAAAACCAAGCCTTTATTCGGGAAATCTGCTAATGTTCCGCCTTTGAAAGTCAGGAGACAGAGATGGCAACAATCAAGGATGTCGCCTCCCGTGCAGGCGTATCCATCTCCACCGTCTCACATGTGCTCAACCACACTCGCCGGGTCAGCGAAGACGCGACCCAGAAAGTGATTGAGGCGGTGGCAGAACTCAACTACGCGCCCAACTCGGTAGCGCGCAGTCTTAAAATAAATTCGACCAAAACCATCGGCATGCTGGTCACCACCAGCGTGAACCCCTTCTTTGCGGAAGTGGTGCAAGGGGTGGAAGCCTACTGCTTCGAGCAGGGCTACAGCCTGATCCTCTGCAACACCGAAAACCAGCCGCCCCGTCAGCAGCACTATCTGCGCATGCTGATGGAGAAGCGGGTGGACGGCCTGCTGGTGCTTGGTACCGATATCGATGCTCAGCTGCGCGACATGCTGCGCATCCACAAGAACGTGCCTCAAGTGGTGCTGGACTGGGGAACCGAGTGCGATTTCGCCAACGTTATCAATGACAACGCCCGCACCGGTGCGCGCATGGCCATGCGCTATCTGATGGAACAGGGCCACCGCGACATCGTCTGCATCACGGGCCAGCTCTCCAAGCCGACCACCCAGCAGCGACTGGACGGGGTGCGCGATGCGCTGGGCGAACACGGTCTGACCCTGAAAGAGGAGCAGATCTTTGAAGGGGATTATGAGAGCCAGAGCGGTTTCGATGCCATGCAGTGCATCCTGACCCTGCAGCCTCGCCCGACTGCGGTGTTTGCCTTCGACGATCCCATGGCGATCGGTGCCATCTGCGCTGCCTGGGAAGCCGGGATCAAGGTGCCGGACGATATCTCCATCATCGGTTACGACGATGTGGAGATGGCGCGCTTCTCCAGCCCGCCGCTGACCACCATCCGCCACCCGAAGGCCGAACTGGGCCAGCTGGCGGTGAAGCATCTGGTCAGCCGGATCCGCAACAAGGAGCTGGAAGTGGAGTCGATGACGGTACAGCCGGAGCTGATCGTCCGTCGCTCGGTCAAGCCACTGCGCTGATCCTGGCCTGTTTGCAACGAGAAACCCCCTCCATCGCGAGGGGGTTTCTGTTTTTACGAGCCAGCAAGGCAAGGGCGTGTCAGCTCTGTTTTATTGCGGGATCACCCAGTCAGCAGCCGGTAGACGCGCTCTTCGTGCTGGCAGCCTGATTGCGCGAGAACTTATGCCAACGGACACCCTCGGGTGTCCGTTTTGTTTTGGCGTCAGGCTGGCAGTGGGCCGGAAAGAATTACTGGATGGAGACCGACAGGGTATGGGGCACCTTCTCGCCACGGCGGGCTGTGGCGCGCATCTGATAGACCTGGATCAGATACTTGCCGGAGGCAGGCAGCTTGCCCTGCCACTGTTCGCCGACTGCGCCCGAGCTGAGCGCTTCGGCCTGACCGGGCACCGCGCCGGGGGCAAAGACGTTGAAGTTGGCATTGCTGCTGCCGGAGATACCGACCGTCATGGTCTGGCCCGCTTTGGCGACCAGCGTGTAGTTGATGGTGTCATAGCCTGCGAAGGTGCCCTTGACCTCGGCACTGTGGGCTCCCTTGGCGAACTGCACCGGCACGGTCGTCACCTTGTCGGCCGCCTGAGCACCGGTTGCCATGGCCAGAGTCAGCAAGGCAGCCATTATGGATCTCTTCATCTCTCAACTCCCTGTTTATTAACTCTTTAATCAACAAAGTCTGCGGTTTTACGCCGGCAGCTTACCAGATGCAGCGTTATGACCCGGTAGCATCACCAAGTGTGGTCGTTTATGGCCAACGGGGCGCGATCTTTATGCGGCCAGCTATCCCATGGAGGCAAACGGAGATGTGATCAGGGCCGTGCTCCTGATACAGGTCGATCCGCAAAGAGGTCGTTTGGCCGCTAAGATGAGGTGAAGAGGAAAAATGGGACATTCACCCTCTAAACTTAAGACTGACACCGAATATGGACTCAATCTGACGAGGACGTTGTATGCTGTATCGCTGGCTTGCCCTCTACTCCCTTCGAACCTTCACCCTGTGGTGCGTTGCCCTGATAGTGCTCACCCTGTTTGCGACCAGCGTGCTGGATCAGCGCTTGAGCCGACAGTTGGCCGCCATGGATGAAGAGACCGCCCACCTCAATAGCACCCAGAATCTGTTGCAGGAGCTGCGCTACCACACCACCCAGATCCAGCAGTTTCTGACCGATGCCTCCCTGACCGGCGATGCCGGCTCAATGTCCGAGGCACGCAGCCACTCTGACGCTGCGCAGGCTCTGTTGCCCGGTCTGGCGGAAGAGAAGCTGGACCTGCAGCAACTGCTACAACAGCAGATGGCGGTGGGCCAGCAGATGGTCACCGCCTATCAGCAGCAGGGGGCCGAGGCGGGCAACCGGGTGATGAAAGCAGAGGGGAGCGGGTTTGACGTGATCTCCGCTGCCATTGCCGATCAGGTTGGCGGGGCGTTGCAGCGCCACGGGCAGGAGCTGGCAGCCGACCGTGCCTCCAACCTCGCGCTGCAAGATAGTTTCGAGACCCAGATGGTGGCACTGCGTCTGCTCACCTGCCTGCTG includes:
- a CDS encoding substrate-binding domain-containing protein; the protein is MATIKDVASRAGVSISTVSHVLNHTRRVSEDATQKVIEAVAELNYAPNSVARSLKINSTKTIGMLVTTSVNPFFAEVVQGVEAYCFEQGYSLILCNTENQPPRQQHYLRMLMEKRVDGLLVLGTDIDAQLRDMLRIHKNVPQVVLDWGTECDFANVINDNARTGARMAMRYLMEQGHRDIVCITGQLSKPTTQQRLDGVRDALGEHGLTLKEEQIFEGDYESQSGFDAMQCILTLQPRPTAVFAFDDPMAIGAICAAWEAGIKVPDDISIIGYDDVEMARFSSPPLTTIRHPKAELGQLAVKHLVSRIRNKELEVESMTVQPELIVRRSVKPLR